Genomic segment of Prochlorococcus marinus CUG1433:
TTTGTTTTCTACTTTTATATCTGAATTTATAGGCATCCACAAAATTTTCATCAATTTTAATAGATATTGAAAAATGCTCTATTGCTTTATAAATTTGTTCATCTCAAAAAATATAATTCCCATATCAAAATTTGCCATAGGACAGTTTGGGTCCAATTCATATTCTTTTTTGTAGTCTTCTATCGCATTTGCAAAATTACCTAATTTTTTATTTGCATAATCTCTTTTTGAAAAAGCATCAGGATTTTTTGGATTTAATTTAATTGATTTATTAAGGTCTTTAATTGCTAAATCAAATTTTCCATTATTAAGTTTTGAAATTCCTAAAGTTAAAAATTCTTCACTTGAGAGTAATTTATTTTCTTTCATAACTCCTTATTTAGAAAAACTAATAAAAAATTTATGATTTAATCAAAAATATTATTGAATTCTTTTTGAAGGGATTTGTAACCTTTATTTAAATCGTTAATTAGGTTGTTTACATTATCTTCAATATCTTCTTTTAAATCTGAATAAGTTTCTTTGACCACTTGTTGAATTGCTCCATAAAATATTGATTCAAATGTACCAGGTTGAAACTTTTCAATCCAATATCCACCAAGACAATATATTTTTGTAGGAATTAACTTAACAAAAGAATCCTCAGATTCTGATTTGAATGTTTCAATTATTTTTGTAGTTAAATCGCCTCTTGAATTTTCAACACCAAAAGATGCAACTCCTTTGGCAATCATTTTAGTTGTACCATCTATTTTGTTTGTACTATCAAATGTATTTTTTGCCACTATTTTCTCTAGTGAGAAACAATAATCAGTAAGGTTAGTATTTTCTTTTTCAGTTGGATAAATTAATCCAAATAAACTAATTACAAATACTGAAGGTATAAGTAATTTTTTCATCTGTAATTTTTATAAAGATTATCATAATAAATATTTTATTTCTTTGGTGTTTAAGATTAATATTATTCTCAATTTTTAATGAAGGAGCATAAAAACAAGGACGGGAGTCTAATTCTTTGGATTTTGAAAAGTTTGACTTTACCTGTTGCAATTTTAATTATCCCTTCAATATTATTTATGGTCTTTATTGCAAGTAATTTTATTTGGTGTGATTGGAATTATGAAAAAGGATTTATATCAAAGAGTGAATCATTAGATTGTATGTGGGTAGATCTCGAAGAAGATTAGGGAGGTCTGCGTCCATTTCATACAGAAACCGCAATCCAACCTCCAATTAATGCTTAATTTAATCTAAATATTAAAAATGAAATATAAATTTCGTTTTTCTCTAATTTTTATTTACTCAACATTCTGAAGTGTTGGGGGAAATGTTGGGGGAATTAGACCTAATTTGTAAAATATGGGTGTCAGTTGGTGTCTGATAATATCTGATGAAACCACATCAACTAACACCCTCTCCGTAGTAACTTACAAGAATCCTTTATTATAAAATTTTATTTATCTTATCTCCATAAAAAGGATTATATTTTGTACATCTTCGATATTTCAATTTAAAGACCGTTGGCATGAATCTTAGATTTACATATATACAATTAAAAAAAAATTTGGTTGGGAGAAATTTATAATTATTTTTAATCTAAGAGTTAATATAAAATTAATTTAAATTGAAAATATTTTTATGGTAAAAAAAAATCTTTTTGTTACTTTAGGTAAATATGGAAAAGTCAGCAAAAATCTAGGAAAAGAATTTGTTAAAAATGATCTTGAATACGAATCAATTTCATGGAAAGATATAAATAATAAGGGACTTTTATCAAAATTAATAAATTTAAGATCAACAATAAAAAATAAATACAATGATATTTTATTTATAGATTGTTTAATTGGAAGTAACAATTATATTGAAGAATCAAATCTTCATCTAAATAATTTAAAAGAGACAAAGAAAATATTTCCCAACTCTATATATATTTTTCTCTCAACCTTTGAACCAGATTCAAATTATTTTACATCATACAGAGATACTAAAAGGAAATTAGAAAATCTTATTTTTAAAAATAACGGTTCTGTGATTAGAATTGGATGGGCTATGAATAGAGATGATGAATTATTATTGTCTAAAAGGAAAAGAAATTTTCCAAAGTTTGCAATTAAGGATTTTTCAAATAACCATATCTTAATTCCAGGAACAAGGATTAATGATCTATTAATGTTTTTAAATAAGAAATTAGAAAATGGAAAACTTTACAGATGTTACTCTTATTTTTTATTCATGATTTTTGAATTATCGTTAGTGCCAAGATTATATTTTGAAAAAAAGTGCAAAACAAATTTTTCACTTCCTCTACCTGTTGGTATAATAATTTTTTCTTTAAGAACAATAATAAATATCCTAAAAAAAATTCACATTAATACGAGATTAATTGACATAATAGAAAAGCCTTATTCATTATTGATACAACAGACCATAATTAAAAATTATAAGAAATCACAAGTAACGTTAAATTATGAATGAAGAACTATTTGACATCTCTATTTTAGGAGGAGGAATATCATGTCTTGCATCATTGAAATATTTAATAAGTCTTAAATCTAATCTGAAAATATGTATTATTTGTAGTAATAAAGATTTTAATAATAAAAAAGTATCTAAGAAATATTATCAAAGCTTTTCACTTAGTCATTTAAAAGTATCTAATAATATCAGAAAAAATCAAATAGATAAGTCAATACTAACTTCTTCAATAGATTACAAACTTTCAATATTATCAACACATAATTTAGGGGGATTAGCTAGTTTTTGGGGTGGAGGGTTTTTCCCAAGTTTTGATAAAAAATCTTCTACTGAAAGAAAGAAATATGAATTTATAAAAAAAATATTTTCAATATATGAGATGAATAACTCTTTGGAGAGTTTTAATTTTTCTTCTTTTGTTACTAAATTTGAAAAACTTAGATGCCAATTTTTAATTAACTCCAATTCTAAAAAATATTCTTCACCCTCTATCTTAGACCCAAGAATTGAAATAGAAAAAATTTGCATTCAAAACAATATCCCAATTTTTAAGGATTATTTCATTGAAAAATTGGAATATGATAAAGATAAAAATAATATCAGGATTATTTCAAAAAATAAACCAATTTTTACTAGAAATATTTTGTTAGGTTTCGGAGTTTTTAATACTCCAAAGATTTTAATAAAATCAAAAATTTTAAAACAAAAACAATTTTATTTTTATGATCATTACCTATATCGCATACCTTTAATTGATTTGAAAAATATTTTTTTTAGTCAAAAAAACAAGCTTATTAAAAAAAATATTTCTTCCTTGGAATCAGCATTTTTAAAAAAAAATGATTACAAAGAAATATTTTTAGGGATTTATAAAATTAATAATAAAATTGTTAAAAACTTTCCAAAATTCAATCCCGTTATACAGTATTTAATTAAGAAAAATATTCTAATATTTAGCCAAATATTTTTTTCTGATGAAAAAGAAAAATTCAGAGTTAAAGGTGTATACGAAAATGATAATTACTTCTTTGAAAAAATAAACTATAAAGGCTTAGATATTTGGAGTAAGGTAAATATATTTTTTTTCTATTTATTAAAAGGCTATATTCCTATGCCATTTAAAAGTTTACAAAAATTCGGTTCCTCTTATCATGTCCATGGTTCTTTAAAAGACTTAAGATTAATAAATCTTTCAGGTAGCAATAAAATTAAGTGTCAAATTCAGATAATAGATAGTTCAAGCTTAAAAGTTATTGAGTCTCCACCAAGCTCATATTTTTTAATTCATAACGCTATAGAAAGGACAAAAATTCTCGTAAAAAATATACAAATATCGTAAATCTAAAGACTGATTTGGTTTGAGTTAAGAATTTAGTTTTTTTAAATAAGCATTAAACTTCATGAACAAAGAAGTTTTTGATTTATTAGGGCCTTAAACTTATTTTTCTAATATTTCTCTGAATAAATAGGGTATCAATCCCCTAAGAAGAGATTCATTTAAAGATCTTCGCCGTTTATTAATACAAACAGAATAACTACTATAGGAAGAGTCAATAAGAGGAAACGCTCAATTATTATTAAGTGATCTCAGAATATTTATTTTTCCCAAAAAGGGTCCGTAGTTAGGGAAACTTTTAATGGACATTTTCTATCACTTTTAATATTACTTATACAAGCCCTTATTGTTTCACCATTTACATCTATTTCACACGCACCACAACTTCCTGTGAAACACCCAGCTGGTATTTCTAAACCTGCTTTTTCAGCAGAAGAGAACCAATCATCTCCTTCTGAAACTAATGTCTCTATATTGTTTGGCCATATTACTTTTATATTTGTTTCTTTCAACTTAAAAATGATTTGAGATTTAGATGTTTGTGGAATTCATTAGCAAGATTATCAATAATGAATTGTCTCTTCTCTTTATAAGATATTGATTTTTTACTTAATATTGGTAAATTTTTACTCTTCCTTATTAAATTAATATATTGCTCTCTCCAACTGTCATTTTCAAAGATCCCATGAATATATGTTCCTGCAATAGTTCCGCCTTTATTATTTTCTTTGTACCAACCAAGATTTAAATCTTTAAATATAGGATTAATCTTTAATGAACTTTGGATTTCATCTAATACAGTTTGACCATTATGAATTTCAAATCCATTAATATCTGAGTGGCATGGCCATAAAGATTCAGAGTTGATTTGACGTGTTAATTTTTTTTTAAAGAAAGTCGTTTTTAATGGTAGTAATCCAATACCTTTAATTTTTTGTTCAGAGTAATTTTTGGAACCCTCTTTAAGATAAGGGTCTTCAAGTGTAGTCCCTAACATTTGTAAACCTCCACATATTCCAATAATATTTCCTTTGTTATTTGAATAGTCCCTTATATCCTGAGATAAGCCAGAATTTTCAAGAAATATTTGATCTTTAATCGTTTGTTTACTGCCGGGCAGAATAATGAAGTCATACTTATTTAGGTTCTGTGATTTTCTAATCCATTCAATTAATATTGTTTCTTCATTATCGAGTGGATCAAAATCTGAAAAGTTACTAATAGATGGTAATTTTATAATCCCAACTTTGATGTCAGGATTTTTAAAAAGTGATTTTTTTTCTATTAAATCTAAAGAATCCTCTGGTGGAAATGAATCATTTAACCATGGAATAATTCCAATAACAGGGATTTGAGTTTTATTCTCTATCCATTTTTTCCCGTCTTCAAATAATGAAAGATCTCCTCTGAATCTATTTATAATAATTCCCTTAATAAGTTTTTTTTCTTCTGGTTTCATTAATTCAAGGGTCCCTATTATTTGTGCAAATACTCCTCCCCTTTCAATATCAGTAACCAAAATGCAATTTGCATTTAAGTACTTAGCAACTCTTAAATTAGTCAGATCTCTATGAATCAAATTCATCTCTACAGGACTTCCAGCCCCTTCAATAATTAATCGACAATTTGGATTCCGCTTATAAATAGACTTTAAACTTTTTTTTATTACTTCCCAGCCAGGAATAAACCAATCTTGGTAGTAATCTTTTGCAGTTGTTGTTCCTACACTTTTACCTAGGTGAATAACCTCACTTATTGAATTTCCTTGTGGTTTTAATAAAATTGGATTCATCTCTGTAGAGGGATTAATACCACAAGCAAAGGCTTGAAGAGCTTGTGAATATGCCATCTCTCCACCTTCCCAATCAACCCAAGCGTTGTTACTCATATTTTGCCCTTTAAAAGGGATTGGTTCTTCTCCTAGATTTTTAAGAATCCTGCAAATAGCAGTAACTGTTAAAGATTTGCCTGCTCCACTGGAAGTGCCTAGGACCATTATTGGTTTCTTTATTTCATATAATTTTGCTTCTAATTCCATTGGTAATTTATATTAATTTTGAAATTTATTAATTAGTAAATTGAATTATAATTTGGAAAAAAATTTGTGTTAATTCTAGCCTCTGCTTCTCAATCTAGAAAGAAATTACTAGAAAATTGTCAAATTGAATTTATCCAAAAATCAAGTGACTTTGATGAAACTACTATTCAAGAAAAGAATATATTAAATTTAGCTTTGGAATTATCTTTTCAAAAGGCTAATAATTTATCTGAAAATATTCAAAACATATCATTGCCCGAAGAATTTAATTATGGTCCAGTGGAAATACTTGGGTGCGATTCAATTTTTGAATTTAAAGGAGAAGCTTATGGAAAACCATCTAATAAAGAGGAGGCATTTATTAGATGGAAAAAAATGTCTGGAGAATTTGGATTTTTACATACTGGTCATACTCTAATGATTGGGAATTTTGATTCAACTTCCAAAATTTTTAAAATCGCTGAAATAATAAAAAAAACAGTAAGTTCAAAAGTTTATTTTTCTAAGTTGGAAGATTGGGAAATTAAGAGTTATGTAGATACAAATGAACCTTTATATTGCGCCGGAGGATTTGCCTTGGAAGGTGTAGGCGGTAAATATATAGAAAAAATAGAGGGTTGTTTCAGTAATGTAATGGGTTTAAGCCTGCCATGGCTTAGAGAAAATTTATATAGATAATAAAATCGAACAAAAAAAAACCCTATCAAAAGATAGGGCTTTTTAGTTGAGATAGAAATTAATCTAGATCAGGCATTTCTAGAGCTGGTTCACTCTTTCTGTCGATTCCTTTTTCGAAACCAGCAGCGGCTGCTCTAGCACGTCCAGCATGCCAAAGGTGACCGATGAATGTAAACCATCCTAGGAAGAATTGAGCTGCAGCTAACCACTGTCTTAAGTTAACGAAGTTAACAGCATTAGGCTCTGTTATTATTCCACCAACGGAGTTGATAGAAGCGTTAGGAGCATGAGTCATATATTCAGCAGCTCTTCTTACTTGCCAAGGCTGAATATCATTTTGGATTTTCTCAAGGCTCAATCCGTTAGGTCCTCTTAAAGGCTCTAACCATGGACCTCTGAAATCCCAAAATCTCATTGTTTCACCACCAAATATAATTTCACCTGTAGGAGATCTCATGAGATACTTACCTAGTCCTGTTGGTCCCATTGTTGAACCTACATTAGCTCCAATTCTTTGGTCTCTCACAAGGAAAGTAAAGCTTTGGGCCTGTGAAGCTTCAGCGTTTGTTGGACCATAAAACTCAGAAGGGTAAGCAGTGTTGTTAAACCAGATGAATGTTGAAGCAATAAAACTTGCAACACATATACCACCAAGAGCATAACTTAATAGTCCTTCACCATTCCAGATGAATGCTCTTCTTGCCCATCCAAAGGGTTTAGTAAAGATATGGAATATTCCTCCAATAATTGCAGTAATACCCACATAAACATGTCCACCAACAATATCTTCAATGGAGTTAACGCCGATTATAGAACCAGCTCCTCCCCATGGAGATCTGAATAGATAGCCAAGAATAACTCTTGGATCTAACGTTGGATTTACAAGTCTAACTTCACCACCACCAGGTGCCCATGTGTCATACGCACCGCCAATAAAACACCAGTTTACTGACCATGCTAGAGCACCTACACCTAAAACAATCAAATGATATCCAAGAATGTTTGTCATTTGATTTTTATCTCTCCAATCTGTGGAGAAAAATGGAAAATCTTCTTCAAGTTTTTCTGGACCTGCTAATGAATGGTAAATACCACCAAAACCAAGAACAGCCGAAGCTATCAAATGAACCACACCTGCTTGGAAGAAAGGCATGATATCAGTAACTTCACCACCTGGGCCTATTCCATAGCCAAACATTGCAACGTGTGGCATACAGATTAAACCTTGCTCCCACATTGGTTTATCAAAAGTAAAATGATTTACCTCAAAGAGCATCATTGCTCCCGCCCAAAAGACTATTAGTCCAGAGTGAGCAATGTGAGCTCCTAATAAACGTCCAGATAAATTGATTAATCTAGCGTTGCCTACATACCAGGCATAACCAGTTTCCTCAATACTTTGGTTTGGAGCTCTTAATAGATTATTAAAGGGCGTTTCCACGTGGAAGAACCTCCTCAGGGAATACAAAGTTTTCGTGTGGTTGATCCACAGAAGACATCCATGCTCGCATACCTTCGTTCAAAAGTATATTTTTTGTATAGAAAGTTTCAAATTCTGGATCTTCTGCTGCACGGATTTCTTGGCTTACGAAATCATAAGCTCTTAAGTTTAGTGCTAAGCCTACAATACCAATTGAAGATGTCCACATACCCATAACAGGTACAAACAACATCAAGAAATGTAAGAAACGCTTGTTTGAGAAAGCAATACCGAAGATTTGACTCCAGAATCTATTCGCTGTAATCATTGAATAAGTTTCTTCTTCCTGAGTTGGGTCAAAAGCTCTAAATGTGGAACTTTGGACTTTACCATCTGTATAAATACTTGTATCTTCATACAAAGTATTTTGTACTGTAGCTCCATGGATAGCGCAAAGTAGAGCACCTCCAAGAATTCCAGCAACACCCATCATGTGGAATGGATTTAAAGTGATATTGTGAAAACCTTGAATGAACAGGATGTAACGGAAGATTGCTGCAACACCGAATGAAGGTGCAAAGAACCAACTATGCTGTCCTAAAGGATAAATAAGGAAAATACTTGTGAATACTGCGATTACTGCTGAGAAAGCTAATGCGTTGTAAGGTCTAATTCCAACAAGGCCAGCAATTTCAAACTGACGAAGCATAAAACCTATAAGGCCGAATACTCCATGTAATGCAACGAAGTTCCAAAGACCACCAAGTTGTAGCCATCTTACGAAACTACCTTGGGCTTCAGGACCCCATAAAAATAGAAGACTGTGTCCCATGGCATCACCAGGGGTACTTACAGCTGCTGTTAGGAAGTTACAACCTTCAAGGTATGAGCTTGCAACTCCGTGTGTGTACCAAGAGGTAACAAATGTTGTTCCGACAAACCAACCGCCTATTGCAAGATATGCACAAGGAAGTAGAAGTAGTCCGGACCAACCAATAAATACAAAGCGGTCACGCTTCAACCAATCATCAAGGACATCGAACCATCCTCTCTGTGGGGCGCTACCAACTGCGATCGTCATGAGAAATCGTTTTTAGCTTCGGGATACGCAGTGACTGTAACAAAGATTGAGAGTAATGTGGGGAAATATTTGTATATCTGAAATGCCTTGTAAAGCTTTCCTGACTTTTTTATTAAAAAATAGGTAAGAATACTCCCTTAATTTGTTAAATTATCAGAACTAGCCTAAAAAAAATAGAAAATGCAATCTGACATCACGTCTTTCGATACAATCGAACAAAAAATAGATGGTTCAAGAAAAATATCTAATTACATTATTGGTGGAATGCTTACGATTGGAGGGGTTGGGTTTCTTTTGGCATCTATTTCTAGCTACACGGGTAGGGATCTATTACCGCTAGGTAATCCATCAACATTATTATTTATACCTCAAGGGATAATTATGGGTGCATATGGAGTAATAGCTAATTTATTAAATTTTTATTTATGGTATCTGGTTTATATTAACTTTGGTTCAGGAACTAATTCTTTTGATAAATCATCAAAATCCGTGGCAATCAAAAGAAAAGGGTTATTTAAGGACATTGAAGTCAAGTTGAATTTCGATGAAATTAAATCAGTTAAATTGGATATAAGTGAAGGCTTTAATCCTAGAAGAAGAATCGCCTTAGTACTCAAAGGTAGAAAAAAACCATTACCTCTAAGTGGTGCAGGCCAACTTAAACCACTTCTTCAAGTAGAAGAAGAAGGTGCCAAGCTAGCTAAATTTTTGAATGTTAGTTTGGAGGGTTTAAAATAAAAAAACGGTATATATTAAAATCATCTTCTCTCATTCAGTGTTTGTTTTTGTTAACAAGCTGTAGTTTTAAAAATGAGGTTGATTCAACTTATTATTGCCGAAAACTTAAATTAAACTGTATTGAGGTTAATAAGATAGTATACTTTCAAACTTCAAAAGGTGATTTTAAGGTTGAATTATTTGGTAAAGATAACCCAGTAACAGTTTCAAATTTTCTTGAAAATATTGAAAATAATATCTACGTAAATAAAAAATTTTATAAAATCATTAATTATCCCCAATTAAAATTTATACATGGAGGTGTTAATCCAGAAAATAAATTTTATTTTGAACGAAATCTAAAACTTAATAAGACAAGTCCTTCGATTCCTTTAGAAATAAAATTCAAAGAAGAAATTAAGCCCAGATATAATTATCAAATACAGGATCCTTATGAGATTAAAAATTTAGCTAATACTTTTGAAAGTGGTTCAATCGCTATGGTTAAGAGTGGCAAGAATAACTCATCCTCTACTGAATTTTTTTTTGTAAATAATAAAATCTCTGAATTAGACGGAAGATATTCGATTTTTGGAAAAATTGTTAATGGATTAGATGTACTTGAAAAAATTCAAGAAGAAGACTATATCAAAGAAGTCCGATTATCTTATTAGATTTCTAGAGAATATTTGTTGATCTTTAACATTTCTGTATTGACTCCTGAAGAGCGTTTAAGAGCTACCTTGCCAGTTCTTGCTATCTCAAGAATACCGTAAGGTTCTAGTAATTTCTCTAAAGCAACTAATTTACCCGGATCCCCAACAACTTCTAGTGTCAATGCTATATCTGAAACGTCTACAACTTTTGCACGAAATATTTGAACGATATCTAGGATGTTACTTCTTGTATCTTCTTTCGATGAAACTTTTAATAACATCAATTCTCTTTCTACGGCTGCGAGATTTGTAAAATCAACAACGCCTAGAACATTAAATAATTTATTAAGTTGCTTAGTCATTTGTTGAAGAGTTTCATCGTCACCTTCTACAACCATTGTTAACCTTGAAATACCTTTAGATTCCGCAGGGCCTACTGCAAGGCTATCTATGTTGAATCCCCTCCTAGCAAATAGGCCTGAGATCCTACTTAAAGCTCCAGATTCGTCTTCTACAAGAACTGATAATGTATGTTTCATATTTTAAAAGTTTTTAAATCTTTAATCCATTCATAAGAGATTTTATTAAATATTGAAGGATCTTCATCATGGATACAATGACCTGAATTGGATACTATTTTTAATTTTACCCATCTATGGAAATTTGCAATCTTTTTACCAAGAAACAAAGGTATGAAATTATCTTTTTCTCCCCAAATTAACAAAAATGGAACTTTTTTTGAGGTGCAAAGTTTTCTTAAAAGGTAAGAGGACTGATATTTTTCAACTCTAGAAGACATTCCAATACACATTGCTCTTAATGATCTTGCTGAAGTTCGTCTTAAAACTGGTTTTGTCACCAAATCTATAAGTTCGCTATCAATATTCTTTTTTTTGAAATAGGCAGAATTTAGTCCCAGTTTTATAACCCCTAATTTGGTAATTAAAAATAAAATAATCTCTAAGGGGAAAAATATAAAAAATATTTTTATGAATCTATTTCTAAATTTTTTTAATAAGCTGTTTCCCTTTATTTTTTTTTGGGTTTCCTGTATTTGATCCGGCAGAGGCGATGCAATAACTGATGCAATCTGATCTTCTAATGAAACAGCACATGTTAAAGCCACTAATGATCCTAGGGAATTACCAATAAGAATTACTTTCGCAGAGTTCTTTGGTCTTATAACCTGTTCAATAAAGTTTTTCACTTGTTTAGACCATATCTCATTATCTAATCTTCCAATTTGTCTTATCCCAGGTTGATCTGAATCTCCAAATCCTATTAAGTCTAAAGAATATGAGGCGCAATTCCTTTTTGCAAAATATTCTAAATTGTTTCTCCAATGTTTTCGACTAGCCCCAAATCCATGAAGAAAGATAATTGGAATTTCATTATCTTCGCCTGTAACACTCCAACAAATTTTAAAACCATTCCAATTCCAATAATTAGGAAAGTTAATATTTTCTTTTTTGGAACAGGTATTCATATATTCAAAATTTTCAAGATATTTGCATTATCTACTTTTTTAACAAAAAAATGTATATTAAATGTAAATTATAGTAATCATTAAATTTTACTATGGCTAAGGAAATTTTTAGTATTGCAGCAGTTTTTTGGATACTTATTCCAATAGGATTGGTTGGTGGTGCTTTATTATTGAAGTTTCAGGGTGATTGATTCTCACGAATACATAATAAATTGAGTTATGGTCTACAGGTTAAGTAAATCTTAAATATGAAGATTCTTTTAGTAGGAGCAACAGGCACACTTGGTAGGCAAATAGCAAAGCAAGCTATAGAAGAAGGACACGAAGTAAGATGCTTTGTCAGAAATCCAAGAAAAGCTTCCTTTCTACAAGAGTGGGGATGTGAACTAACAAAAGGCAATTTATTAAATTCTTCTGATATTGAATATGCTTTGCAAGATATTGAAGTTGTTATTGATGCAGCTACCAGTAAACCAGATGATCCTAAAAGTATTTATGAAATAGATTGGGATGGAAAACTCAACTTATTTAATGCTTGTGAATCTTTAAATATAAAAAGAGTAATATTCCTTTCAATTCTTTTAACAGAAAAATTTAGAAATGTTCCATTAATGGATATTAAATACTGTACTGAAAAACTTCTTGAGAAATCTGATCTAGAATATACCATTTTCAAATGTGCAGCTTTTATGCAAGGAGTTATAGGTCAATTCGCCATCCCAATTTTAGATAGTCAAGCAGTATGGATGAGTGGAAATCCAACTAAAATTGCATACATGAATACTCAAGACATGGCAAAAATTATTGTCGCAGCAGTTAATAATCCAAAAACTCATAGAACAACATTGCCATTGGTTGGTCCTAAATCTTGGGATTCAAACGAAGTTATATCCTTATGTGAAAAATTTAGCGAAAAGAAAGCTAAAGTTTTTAGAGTTTCACCTTTTCTGATAAGTGTTACTCAGAAAGTAGTTTCCTTTTTCCAAGATTCTTTAAATGTTGCTGAAAGATTGGCTTTTGCCGAAGTAACTAGTAGTGGTGAATCATTAGATGCT
This window contains:
- a CDS encoding alpha/beta fold hydrolase — encoded protein: MNTCSKKENINFPNYWNWNGFKICWSVTGEDNEIPIIFLHGFGASRKHWRNNLEYFAKRNCASYSLDLIGFGDSDQPGIRQIGRLDNEIWSKQVKNFIEQVIRPKNSAKVILIGNSLGSLVALTCAVSLEDQIASVIASPLPDQIQETQKKIKGNSLLKKFRNRFIKIFFIFFPLEIILFLITKLGVIKLGLNSAYFKKKNIDSELIDLVTKPVLRRTSARSLRAMCIGMSSRVEKYQSSYLLRKLCTSKKVPFLLIWGEKDNFIPLFLGKKIANFHRWVKLKIVSNSGHCIHDEDPSIFNKISYEWIKDLKTFKI
- the petM gene encoding cytochrome b6-f complex subunit PetM — translated: MAKEIFSIAAVFWILIPIGLVGGALLLKFQGD
- a CDS encoding NAD(P)H-binding protein, producing the protein MKILLVGATGTLGRQIAKQAIEEGHEVRCFVRNPRKASFLQEWGCELTKGNLLNSSDIEYALQDIEVVIDAATSKPDDPKSIYEIDWDGKLNLFNACESLNIKRVIFLSILLTEKFRNVPLMDIKYCTEKLLEKSDLEYTIFKCAAFMQGVIGQFAIPILDSQAVWMSGNPTKIAYMNTQDMAKIIVAAVNNPKTHRTTLPLVGPKSWDSNEVISLCEKFSEKKAKVFRVSPFLISVTQKVVSFFQDSLNVAERLAFAEVTSSGESLDADMSKTYEILELKKEDMTSLESYIKEYYQQILKRLREMEADLNIEEKKRLPF